The Arachis hypogaea cultivar Tifrunner chromosome 14, arahy.Tifrunner.gnm2.J5K5, whole genome shotgun sequence DNA window ATGGTTTCCACCATATATTACTACATATTAAAAATAGCAAGACATGACGAGTCAATTTTGTGCAAAATATAAGATTGGACTCGATAATATAATCGTCATCTAAAGCAATATGAATCGGACAAGATAACTGATCTTATTTCTTGTAGTAGCGTTCAGAAAAATTTGCTAGCACACTTGAAGAGCAATTAGAAAAGTATAGTTTGTTGGCTTTAAAGGATCATCAAAACTatcaaaattaagaaagaaaaataaatgacaaagATGACGAAGAGGAACCAGAAGAAACGCTCAATACAATGGGATTAGGGTTACAAATTAGGGGAGGGACCAAATTGGGTCCAAATTATAATGAATTCACGTCACCTAACTAGAATTGTCCAATATAACAAAAGATAGCCACATCAGCGTTCCGACAGCTGATTCTGCACCGAAAATAACACAGGAACCACTATAGTGCCGGAGTTCTTTCTAAGGGACCACTATAAATTTGAAACTTCGGATTAATTTAAATTCACATAATGGGCCGCTGACTGCTCATCAGCAAATTTTTTCTTGTCGACCTTTAAAGTATGGGTATACTTAAAGATTTTCGTCATTGTCGCCTCACGGTCCAACGACTTAGACtataaattaatatatcaacaaaaaaaataaatgaacaaattaaacaactaattcaagtaactactaaaatattaaacaatgatAAAAAAACCTACCAGTCTGCTCttcgtcttcatgaaggtcgTCGTCCCACTCATATACTTCGACGACCTGGGCGAATCCCTGTTAGCGACGTTTTCAAACGGCGACACTTGAACCTGTCATTAGCAAAATAGGCCTCCAATTCTTTCTTGATGGTTGGACAGATCCACAATGTTAAGTGATCGCGCCCCTGACGAATGTCACTCATCATTTCTGTAGTCGTTTGGCTGCTTGGTGGTCGTATATCTTTTGGATAATGAGATTATGCTCCGCATTCCATACGAATTTCAACTGCACAAAGTAATTCACCATTACAAAAGTTAGTCGGAATAAGATATAGTTAAAATACAGTTAATTAATTCAACATTATTGGGTTTTTACGGTCCACTTCTGAAACCATCGATCTCTGATCTCAGCCGAGATCTGCGTGTAGGTCAGCCACGGGTAGTTGTACATCGACTTAATGACGTCGGTGATCTCCTGTGTGCAAGCATTGGGGTTTGGTGCAAAcctaacagaaaaaaaaaacataacattCACAAACACATAGAAACGCATACTAAACTTAAgattaacaaacacatagagatGCATAATAAACACATAGAAACACataataaacttaaaattttgtatATACTCGCGACTACATGCCATTGGGCCAAATCCTCAGCAGAATGACAGGCGATGGTGGAGGAGCATCCTACTGGAGGCATTGGAAGTATCACCGATCGTGGGGTCTGTCATCGCTGAATCTGTAAGGAGCGTAGCAAAAGGAGGCACGTAATTTGAGTTTGGGATCATGATGAATTGCTGGACCTGCTTGTGATGTCACAGGGATCAACGGGGTAGAGAGCGATGACTGGGCGACGTGATCGACTCGACCTACCTCCTCTACCTGTCGTCATGTCTACACAGCAAATATATTACTAACAGTAATcgacatatattattattaacataAATCCAACCAATCTCAATCCATAGCATCAGTCGACACACAATTAAACAATATCTATCAACCCTTTTCAATCATACCCCAACATAATCCACAGAAGAAAGAATGAGAGTCCTTTACTAAGACAATAAACAGAGACCCACACAAGTAAATACTTTCAAGTTCCAAATGATTATCTGTTATCACCAAACAAGTCTAAAACAAGTAAGTAAGCAACACATGTATCAAGCCACAAAAAAGCATAATAGTGGATTCATGGTATGAGAACTCTACTCACAATAATAAACTAACAAACTAAGATGCACTAATTCCAAAAATTCTAAGACATCTTAGGTATACACTCTTCTTTCAAATCAACACACCTTCACAACAATCTAAATCACAGTCCCCTCAAAAGGAGTATTCTTCCATATATCTAAAGCTAATTACATTGATCGAATTATAAAGTATACACTACAATATGTATCACTTAATATAATGTAATACATTCACATTAATATTACATACACAATATTCTTTTTAAAAGAGTTAAAAGACTATTTCAAATAAGtagttatatgtattttttactaTGTATTATTCTTAGTATGCCTTaaaattttctctaaataaatattttaaaataaacaatagtataatattatttgCTTAACCTACTTACTCAATAATAGAAATACATTATGAAAATTTATAttctattaattaataataataatatttcataCTTTATTATGATTGGACATTTATATTTCAATTTCATACTCCATTTTGATATTCCATTATATATGATAATATTATGGACATCTACTATAATAATCATTTTATAACGTTAatgaattataattcaaatgacatagtctttttATCTTtgcttaaaaaaaatcattttataacAAACAAGATATATATTGTTGATTTGTTGCGGTCGTATTAGACTTTACTACTCCGTTGAAGACTTCCAGATAGGCGACTGCATACTTTCGTCACACACATGATGTCCTCCCCTGTGCCCGGGACATGCTTTTACACAATCACGAAGAAAGAATTTCATGCATCTGTAGCCCTCCGTTTCGGACGAGAAAACATCCAAGGGTGGATATACGCGGTTGAGGAAGAAAGAAACTCTGCTCTTCAGACTTTAACAAGCGAAGCGTGTTGCCTTTGCCATTCTAACATTTTACCCAAACCCAAACTATTTCCCTTCATTTCTTCTCTTCTAAGTTCCTTTCATCTCCCTTCAATTCAATTACTTTCTTCTTACCCTCCTTATTCCACCCTTATTTCTTGCGTTCTATTCTATCTCTTTCTTTGGAACACAGAGGTAATTATTGTTTGTTTATTATTAACAAATAATCTAACAGCTCATTGAGAAGCACATGATTCCCAAAGAAGCACGTGATTCAAACgatttgagctcataaattaagttGTGCAGTTGTGCAGTTGTGCTCCTCTCAAGCTCTTAGTTTtattgtaactttttttttatgtattttgcgGGGATGAAGTTTTTGAGAGAGACAGAAATTAAAGGGACAGGTGCGGTCAACTTTAAGTAAAGTTGATAGATATTAGATGagaatttaatcaaatcagttaAATTCTAACCGCTCTCAGCTATCAGCTATCAGCTCTCAGCTATCAGCTATCAGCTCTCAGCtgttaacttcacgtgaagtcgactttatCCGAGTTTCTACCAGAAATTAATTGTTAGTTAGACAAGTGTAATCTGTGCTTCATTATCAAATTGTGTCTCtgcttatttattttctttcaacaATTTTGTAGCTTACTTTTTGAGGTGATTCTACTTCTACTACTACTACGacgaaaattatgagtgaaaaCCTGAGATCTGCAAGTGGCAGCTCGAGCTCAAGTTTGAACAGCAGCTTTCAGGATACAGAGGATGATCAAACCATTGCTCGTATCTTGGCAGAAGACGAGAATTTCAGGGATGGAAACAAGCTTGGGAAGCGACTTTCTCATTTAGATTCCATTCCGGTATGAAAATCTTTGCCCTATTATGTAAATTACGCCTCCTAATTGCAAAACTAATTAGAccttgtcaattttactttcaCCAAACCTCATTTATTTTCCTGCTAGTTTTATACTGTTACCTGCAATGGAATAAGAATACTAATTCACTATCTTGGCAGCACACACCTCGTGTTAATGGAGAGATTCCTGATGTAAATGACGCAACACTAGACCATGAGAGGTTGTCTGAAAGGTTGCATACACTAGTTTTTCTTTACAGTtacactttattattttttatgtggtTCTCTTGTATCACATATTAGTTCAATTTAATTTTTCAGTTTAGGAAAGGAAACACAGGATAAAAATATAATCTTGATTGAGAATTCTTCACACTGGAGAACTGCAATTATGTCCATGATGATAGTTTAGACATGTATGAGGAACAGACAGAGTTTAGTTGATATAAACCAAAATATGTTTTATGCACAaggtattttgttttatttaataattacacTTGTACATCTTCTGTAGGTTAGTTACATATGGTTTGGCCGAACTGCAGATGGAGGGTGATGGGAATTGCCAGGTTTATCCTGTTTCATTTTGTTTTATCAGATTTAGAGTTTCGATAAAATCTCCTATTCATTTCATATCTTGTCTAATGAATGCAAATATGTTATCTGGCAGTTTCGAGCTTTAGCAGATCAGTTGTTCCGTAATCCCGAGTACCACAAGCATGTAAGGAGGCAGGTTATCAAGCAGGTGTGACTATTAAATCTCTCCCTGTGCATTTATATCTGTGTGACGGTGTCTACTTTAAATATTTCAGTGAATTAAAATCATTACATGGTAGTATTACATGCATAATCTTGCAaggttttctttttcccttttgtattttggttttgttgctcattcttctttttcttttctttttccttttttccccCCACCTGTTGAGGATTTGAAGGAAAAGTTAGAGTTCTATCAATCCTCACATAGATATACAtgtagacacacacacacacatatacatgtacatatataatttttgctatttctaagACTCGAATCTAAGACCTCCTAGTTAAAATAGGAAATACTTACCATCTTCACTGATCTTACATTCGTTATTATTACACAAAACAAACCTTTAGTAAATAAAAATGTAGTGCCTATTAATCCACTAGTTGTAATATAGAGTAACAAATAGTATTAAATAGCATTCAATTCTGACTCCTTAATTTTGGCTGTTGTTTTTAATCCAATGGCTATGATTGCttattgttttttctttcttttttttttctgtatttaaCAGCTAAAGCATCACAAAAAGTTGTATGAAGGTTATGTACCAATGAAGTACAAAAGCTAcctgaagatgatgaaaaagttaGATATCACTGCTGATCACTTTTTGCTTTTCTTCCCACAAAATTGAGAGCATATAGCTCTGAGATTACACTAATTCAATATTTGCATGTTGTCTGCCAATAGATCAGGAGAATGGGGAGATCATATTACTCTACAAGCAGCTGCAGACCGGGTAAATTATCTAACTTCTTTACTTAACTGTCAAATCTTGACAAGTTTCATCCCTTTTATGTATGAATGACATTTTGACATAATATGCCTCTCAAATATTTAAGCTCTTACGTAGAGCCCACATAAATGGCCTTATATCGTATGCAAGGAGCCTTTGAACTTGCATTGTGAGCAATCCATAGCCCACTTTACATTGATCTGAAATATAACTTGTTTATTTAGATGAGTAAAGGGAAACAATAATCAAGTAGTAGCCTACCTCATCAAAAAATATCTATGATGCAGTGTTATGAAGCATCTCTCCTAAATATTATAATGTTGGACAAAAATATACATAGGTGCCTTTATATGTTCTTGTTTATGTTGATAAACTGTTATATATTTCAATAAAATAATGGTCATACACAGCACTGAATCAAAAAGTTGATATATGTGGATTAATCTTTGATACACTATGTGTCTATGTGTTTGCCTTTTGTTACTGTAAAAGCTGGTACCAGTGGAAATGACaataacaatagaaaagtaaCAGAAAATGAAGAAATGGAGTGAATGAATGATAAAATCTTTGAAAGATTTAAAGGATGTGtcttcaaaagattcaaagatttaAAATAAGTTAACTGTAATTGGGTTATATAATTGAGCATTATTGAGCATGGTAAAGTCTATAGTCTATTGTCTGCAACATGCTTGGATTTTCAGAGTGTATAAATTTGGTTTTTTGTTTCAAAGGATGTGTTGTGATTCAAACTTTTTCCCTCTGATAAAATCtcataagaataataataaagtaaGGGTGCTAATTTTAACTTCTTTTGATATTCTTATGATTGTAATATCTAGATTTGTGATATAACTTTTCCATAATTCTGTTCTTTCAATTGTTAAAATTGATTTCTGACTACTCATGGatgtgttttatttgttttcagttCAATGCCAAAATCTGTTTAGTCACCTCGTTCAGAGACACTTGCTATGTCGAGATCCTTCCTACGGACAAAAACTATACTATAGGCAAGTATTTTAAAtcaattctatatttctattatgtCTGCTGACTACTATGATACCTGACTTGAATTGCATTTGGCTTGAATATTGTTTGCGTCATGGTGGTTGTTGCCATGTTTCCCGTGAGCGACAAGTTTCACTTCTGGTGAAAATGATTAAGCATGAATTGTCTGAAAATGATTAAACATGAATTGTCATGTCCAAGAAATGGTTAAGAGAAAAatttaaaagggaaaagaatggTAGTAAGTAATTGTATCTAGCTTTGAATTAAAATTGTTCAACATTCTCCTGTAAGTTTAAGTTTATACTTAGGCAAATTATTGATAGATAAGGCGTTCCTACTTTTTTCTACTCTTGCAATAATTAAGTTAGTAGTGACCCAAAGCTCAAGTGGTTTTTTGGTGCAAGGTCAAAGAGTAAGTTATTAAATCAAACTATATATGCAAAACTATTTAAGGAAGATTTAGATTTCAATAAGTAGTAAATTATGGTGTGTTACCAAATACCACTCGGATGAACAAGACTTATTC harbors:
- the LOC112740881 gene encoding OVARIAN TUMOR DOMAIN-containing deubiquitinating enzyme 11 isoform X1, translating into MSENLRSASGSSSSSLNSSFQDTEDDQTIARILAEDENFRDGNKLGKRLSHLDSIPHTPRVNGEIPDVNDATLDHERLSERLVTYGLAELQMEGDGNCQFRALADQLFRNPEYHKHVRRQVIKQLKHHKKLYEGYVPMKYKSYLKMMKKSGEWGDHITLQAAADRFNAKICLVTSFRDTCYVEILPTDKNYTIELWLSFWSEVHYNSLYASGDVPARAPRKKYWLF
- the LOC112740881 gene encoding OVARIAN TUMOR DOMAIN-containing deubiquitinating enzyme 11 isoform X2 is translated as MSENLRSASGSSSSSLNSSFQDTEDDQTIARILAEDENFRDGNKLGKRLSHLDSIPHTPRVNGEIPDVNDATLDHERLVTYGLAELQMEGDGNCQFRALADQLFRNPEYHKHVRRQVIKQLKHHKKLYEGYVPMKYKSYLKMMKKSGEWGDHITLQAAADRFNAKICLVTSFRDTCYVEILPTDKNYTIELWLSFWSEVHYNSLYASGDVPARAPRKKYWLF